The following are from one region of the Erwinia billingiae Eb661 genome:
- the moaD gene encoding molybdopterin synthase sulfur carrier subunit yields the protein MINVLFFAQTRELVGTGSITVTRDYATVDELRAVLAAKGDRWSLALESGKVLSAVNQTLVSPQHALKAGDEVAFFPPVTGG from the coding sequence ATGATTAACGTGCTGTTTTTTGCCCAGACGCGTGAGCTGGTCGGTACCGGCAGCATCACCGTCACCCGGGATTACGCCACGGTAGACGAGCTGCGTGCGGTGCTGGCGGCGAAGGGCGACCGCTGGTCGCTGGCGCTGGAGTCCGGCAAAGTGCTGTCGGCGGTTAACCAGACGCTGGTGTCACCGCAGCACGCGCTGAAAGCGGGGGATGAAGTGGCTTTCTTCCCGCCGGTTACCGGAGGGTAA
- a CDS encoding Bax inhibitor-1/YccA family protein, whose product MDRYPRSDSSMVSQANTGLQTYMAQVYGWMTCGLLLTAFVSWFAANTPAVMEMVFANRITFYGLIIVQLGLVFVLSGMVHKLSGAVATGLFMLYSALTGLTMASIFLVYTYSSIAGTFLVAGGMFGVMSFWGYTTKRDLSGMGSMLFMALIGIVLASVVNIWLKSTALMWAVTYIGVLVFVGLTAYDTQKLKNIGEGINVEDKENLRRYSIMGALTLYLDFINLFLMLLRIFGNRR is encoded by the coding sequence ATGGATCGATATCCACGTTCCGACAGTTCTATGGTTTCGCAGGCCAACACCGGCCTGCAGACCTATATGGCACAGGTGTATGGCTGGATGACCTGCGGTCTGTTGCTGACCGCGTTTGTTTCGTGGTTTGCCGCCAACACGCCTGCGGTGATGGAGATGGTTTTCGCTAACCGTATCACCTTCTATGGCCTGATTATTGTGCAGCTCGGTCTGGTGTTCGTGCTGTCCGGTATGGTGCATAAGCTGAGCGGGGCGGTCGCCACCGGCCTGTTTATGCTGTACTCCGCGCTGACCGGTTTAACCATGGCGAGCATTTTCCTCGTCTACACCTACTCCTCCATCGCCGGGACCTTCCTGGTGGCGGGCGGCATGTTTGGTGTGATGAGCTTCTGGGGTTACACCACCAAGCGCGACCTGAGCGGCATGGGCAGCATGCTGTTTATGGCGCTGATCGGGATCGTGCTGGCGTCCGTGGTGAACATCTGGCTGAAAAGCACCGCGCTGATGTGGGCCGTGACCTATATCGGCGTGCTGGTGTTTGTCGGGCTGACGGCGTATGACACGCAGAAACTGAAAAATATCGGTGAGGGGATCAATGTTGAAGACAAAGAGAACCTGCGTCGTTATTCCATTATGGGCGCATTAACGCTGTATCTGGACTTTATTAACCTGTTCCTGATGCTGCTGCGTATTTTCGGTAACCGCCGCTAA
- a CDS encoding methyl-accepting chemotaxis protein, translated as MQTTPSPKRKMSTRTLMLLTGALTITLGFTITIGFLSWESSQQQRKLAENYLGQIAESKALSVQKDLDYARTVARNLGQSLIALPPAGITDRKIGEELMKYSLKQNPDYLSMSVIFEENAFDGRDAEFAQQPDAAPEGRFARFVDRDSSGNFALHNLDSIFKPGQGDYYLVPQKLQQDMLIEPYSYAYNGVPTLLTSVAAVVMDDNKLKAVITSDISLASLQKTVGAIKPWEGVGYALLLSNKGLVVSSPDKAMSGKPYKGETDKFTQQVVEHFDDSLGEKVLETWRPVTVGNSQFPWYLGIVTPVSAVMAEANRQLMNALIMMILSIVIVCSVLGLLFSRKISKPIGGEPSQAAAIALGVSEGNLTADIPVGDRDRQSIFFAMQTMQQQLRTMVGEIISASDSVRQGAEEIASGNLDLASRTEQQAAALEETAASMEQLTATVKHNADNAHQATSLTENATDIAQRGESLVQQVVQIMQQIDESSRKIGAITSIINGIAFQTNILALNAAVEAARAGEQGRGFAVVAAEVRSLAQRSANAVKDISALIGESTLRVNQGVSLVQDAGKTMQEMTTAVNSVKTIIGEIVHASDEQSQGIGQVTVAVNQMDGATQQNSALVQQMSAAAASLEDQAKQLAQTVQIFRLDAA; from the coding sequence ATGCAGACCACGCCGTCACCTAAGCGGAAAATGAGCACGCGCACGCTTATGCTCCTGACCGGAGCCCTGACCATCACGCTGGGCTTCACTATCACCATTGGTTTTCTCAGCTGGGAGTCCAGCCAGCAGCAGCGCAAGCTGGCAGAGAATTATCTCGGCCAGATTGCCGAGAGCAAGGCGTTAAGCGTACAGAAGGACCTGGATTATGCCCGCACGGTCGCACGCAATCTTGGTCAGAGTTTGATTGCCCTGCCCCCGGCCGGGATCACCGACCGTAAGATCGGCGAAGAGCTGATGAAGTACTCCCTGAAACAAAACCCTGACTATCTGTCGATGTCGGTGATTTTCGAAGAGAACGCCTTTGATGGCCGCGATGCCGAATTCGCGCAGCAGCCTGACGCGGCGCCTGAGGGCCGTTTTGCTCGCTTTGTCGATCGCGACAGCAGCGGCAATTTTGCCCTGCATAACCTCGACTCAATCTTCAAGCCCGGCCAGGGCGACTACTATCTGGTCCCACAGAAACTGCAGCAGGATATGTTGATTGAGCCTTACAGCTACGCCTATAACGGCGTGCCGACCCTGCTGACTTCGGTCGCGGCGGTGGTGATGGACGATAACAAGCTGAAAGCGGTGATCACCTCCGATATTTCGCTGGCGTCGCTGCAGAAAACCGTCGGGGCCATCAAGCCTTGGGAAGGCGTGGGTTACGCTCTGCTGCTGTCCAACAAGGGACTGGTGGTCTCCAGCCCGGATAAAGCCATGTCCGGCAAGCCTTATAAAGGGGAAACCGACAAATTTACCCAGCAGGTTGTGGAGCATTTTGACGACTCGCTGGGCGAAAAGGTGCTGGAAACCTGGCGACCGGTCACCGTCGGCAACAGCCAGTTCCCGTGGTATCTGGGCATCGTCACTCCGGTCAGCGCGGTGATGGCTGAAGCCAACCGTCAGCTAATGAACGCGCTGATTATGATGATTCTCAGCATTGTCATCGTGTGCTCGGTGCTGGGTCTGCTGTTCAGCCGTAAGATTTCTAAACCGATCGGCGGCGAACCTTCACAGGCCGCAGCGATTGCGCTGGGCGTCTCCGAAGGCAATCTGACTGCCGACATCCCGGTGGGCGATCGTGACCGCCAGAGCATTTTCTTTGCCATGCAGACCATGCAGCAGCAGTTGAGAACCATGGTCGGCGAGATAATCTCCGCCAGTGATTCGGTCCGTCAGGGTGCCGAAGAGATTGCTTCCGGCAATCTGGATTTGGCCTCACGCACTGAACAACAGGCGGCAGCGCTGGAAGAGACGGCGGCCAGCATGGAGCAGTTAACCGCCACGGTGAAGCACAATGCCGATAACGCCCATCAGGCCACCTCGTTAACCGAAAACGCCACCGATATCGCGCAACGCGGCGAGTCGCTGGTGCAGCAAGTGGTGCAGATCATGCAGCAGATTGACGAGAGTTCCCGCAAGATTGGCGCGATCACCAGCATCATCAACGGCATTGCCTTCCAGACCAATATTCTGGCGCTGAACGCGGCGGTAGAAGCGGCGCGCGCAGGCGAACAGGGTCGCGGATTTGCGGTGGTGGCGGCAGAAGTTCGCAGCCTGGCGCAGCGCAGTGCCAACGCGGTTAAAGACATTTCCGCGCTGATTGGCGAATCCACCTTACGCGTTAATCAAGGGGTGTCGCTGGTGCAGGATGCAGGCAAGACCATGCAGGAGATGACCACCGCGGTGAACTCGGTGAAAACCATTATTGGCGAGATTGTGCATGCGTCCGACGAGCAGTCGCAGGGGATTGGTCAGGTGACGGTGGCGGTCAATCAGATGGATGGCGCCACTCAGCAGAACTCGGCGCTGGTTCAGCAGATGTCTGCTGCCGCCGCTTCGCTGGAGGATCAGGCGAAGCAGCTGGCGCAAACCGTGCAGATTTTCCGGCTGGATGCCGCTTAA
- a CDS encoding YbhQ family protein, with product MKWSNRIQIVTGQTCVHIALHLLLIAGLVWGWKHQALLQVSTVFLAMYASVFTAMLLTQRLPRLRRVGDFLEDVTTTYYFGAAMLVLYMLSRVIHNNLLLGCVGVLMLTGPCVVSLLAKEPVRARQRHR from the coding sequence ATGAAATGGTCTAACCGTATTCAGATTGTCACCGGACAAACCTGTGTACATATCGCGCTCCACCTTCTGCTGATTGCAGGGTTGGTGTGGGGTTGGAAGCACCAGGCATTGCTGCAGGTCAGCACGGTATTTCTGGCGATGTATGCCAGCGTGTTTACCGCCATGTTGTTGACTCAGCGACTGCCACGTCTGCGCCGGGTGGGCGACTTCTTAGAAGACGTCACCACCACCTACTATTTTGGCGCAGCGATGTTGGTGCTTTATATGCTCTCCCGCGTGATCCACAACAACCTGCTGCTGGGTTGTGTTGGTGTGCTAATGCTGACCGGACCCTGTGTGGTCTCTCTGCTGGCTAAAGAGCCTGTTCGCGCTCGCCAGCGTCACCGCTAA
- the clsB gene encoding cardiolipin synthase ClsB, with the protein MKMEWRDGNRLRLLENGEQYFPRVFEAIRRAKETVLLETFILFEDEVGNALHEVLLDAANRGVKVEMMVDGYGSNDLSTEFTQSLTAAGVRFLYYDPRPLIFGMRTNIFRRLHRKIVVCDGEIAFVGGINFSAEHNSSYGAEAKQDYAVEVKGPIVDDITLYVQQAINSEQVTRRWWGARSHRPAKNVTPGDAQILFVWRDNDQHRDDIEQHYIDMLRSAKQEVIIANAYFFPGYKLLREMRSAAQRGVSVKLIVQGEPDMPIVKVGAELLYNYLVGGGVEVYEYIRRPLHAKIAVQDNHWSTVGSSNLDPLSLSLNLEANLMIHDRTFNEVMRGNLNRLLTEDCQRVEESQLPKQNWRQLAKSIVVFHFLRHFPAIAGWLPAHTPKLAQIAPPVQPELETQDRVESDNERVKP; encoded by the coding sequence ATGAAAATGGAATGGCGTGACGGTAACCGCCTGCGCCTGCTGGAAAATGGCGAACAGTATTTTCCGCGGGTCTTTGAAGCCATTCGGCGGGCGAAGGAAACCGTGCTGCTGGAAACCTTTATCCTGTTTGAGGACGAGGTGGGAAATGCGCTCCATGAGGTGCTGCTGGACGCGGCAAACCGCGGCGTCAAAGTGGAGATGATGGTGGATGGCTACGGCTCCAACGATCTCTCAACCGAATTTACCCAAAGCCTGACGGCGGCCGGTGTACGTTTCCTTTATTACGATCCGCGCCCGCTGATTTTTGGTATGCGTACCAATATCTTTCGTCGCCTGCACCGTAAAATTGTGGTCTGCGACGGGGAGATTGCCTTTGTCGGCGGCATCAACTTCTCCGCTGAGCACAATTCCAGCTATGGCGCAGAAGCTAAGCAGGATTATGCGGTGGAAGTGAAAGGCCCAATCGTCGATGACATCACGCTGTATGTGCAGCAGGCCATCAACAGCGAACAGGTGACTCGCCGCTGGTGGGGCGCCCGCTCCCATCGCCCGGCGAAAAATGTGACGCCTGGTGATGCGCAGATCCTCTTTGTCTGGCGAGACAATGATCAGCACCGCGACGATATTGAGCAGCACTATATCGACATGCTGCGTAGCGCAAAGCAGGAAGTGATCATCGCCAACGCCTACTTCTTCCCCGGCTATAAGCTGCTGCGGGAGATGCGCAGTGCCGCACAGCGCGGCGTGTCGGTGAAGCTGATTGTACAGGGCGAACCGGATATGCCGATTGTTAAGGTGGGCGCCGAGCTGCTCTATAACTACCTGGTGGGCGGCGGCGTGGAAGTGTATGAATATATCCGCCGTCCGCTGCATGCCAAAATTGCCGTACAGGATAACCACTGGTCGACGGTGGGTTCCAGCAATCTCGATCCGCTGAGCCTGTCGTTAAACCTTGAGGCTAACCTGATGATCCACGACCGCACCTTTAACGAAGTGATGCGTGGCAATCTCAACCGCCTGCTGACAGAAGATTGCCAGCGGGTGGAGGAGAGCCAGTTACCCAAACAGAACTGGCGCCAGCTGGCAAAAAGCATCGTGGTGTTCCATTTCCTGCGTCATTTCCCGGCCATTGCTGGCTGGCTACCTGCGCATACGCCGAAACTGGCGCAGATTGCGCCGCCGGTGCAGCCAGAGCTGGAAACCCAGGACCGTGTTGAATCCGACAATGAGCGAGTAAAACCCTGA
- the moaC gene encoding cyclic pyranopterin monophosphate synthase MoaC, with the protein MSQLTHINASGEAHMVDVSAKAETVREARAEAFVKMRPETLKMIVDGSHHKGDVFATARIAGIQAAKRTWELIPLCHPLLLSKVEVTLTADVENSQVRIESLCRLTGKTGVEMEALTAASVAALTIYDMCKAVQKDISIEMCRLLSKSGGKSGDFKAVSDD; encoded by the coding sequence ATGTCGCAACTGACCCATATTAATGCCTCTGGCGAGGCGCACATGGTGGACGTCTCCGCCAAGGCCGAAACGGTGCGCGAAGCCCGTGCCGAAGCCTTTGTGAAAATGCGTCCCGAGACGCTGAAGATGATTGTCGACGGCAGCCATCATAAAGGCGACGTGTTCGCTACCGCGCGCATCGCCGGCATCCAGGCCGCCAAGCGCACCTGGGAGCTGATCCCGCTGTGCCATCCGCTGTTGCTCAGCAAAGTGGAAGTGACACTGACGGCGGATGTGGAAAACAGTCAGGTCCGCATTGAGTCGCTGTGCCGTCTCACCGGGAAAACCGGGGTCGAGATGGAAGCGTTGACCGCCGCCTCCGTGGCCGCGTTGACCATTTACGATATGTGCAAAGCGGTGCAGAAAGATATCAGCATTGAGATGTGCCGTTTGCTGAGCAAAAGCGGCGGCAAATCCGGTGATTTTAAGGCGGTGTCTGATGATTAA
- a CDS encoding cytochrome b produces the protein MHQTSAPVHYDRLTIALHWLTALDVIFLFASYQVWSRLEKGTPLRHDLQSLHISFGLLLALLMVVRIVWRISKGRRLPPASPSRAAHVGAKSVHGLLYLLLIAQVVLGFLFRWAQGEPFAFFGFGDLSDLVYIESSLRKLLGSLHYYNAWLIIVLAGGHAVVALLHHYALRDGTLKRMIPKLK, from the coding sequence ATGCACCAGACTTCCGCTCCTGTTCATTACGACCGGCTTACTATTGCCCTGCACTGGCTGACGGCGCTTGACGTCATTTTTCTGTTTGCCAGCTATCAGGTGTGGTCACGACTGGAAAAAGGCACGCCGCTGCGCCATGACCTGCAATCACTGCATATCTCTTTTGGCCTGCTGCTGGCGCTGTTGATGGTGGTGCGCATTGTCTGGCGCATCAGCAAAGGCCGCCGCCTGCCGCCGGCCAGCCCTTCCCGCGCGGCGCATGTCGGCGCGAAATCCGTCCACGGCCTGCTCTATTTATTGCTGATCGCCCAGGTGGTGTTAGGTTTCCTGTTCCGCTGGGCGCAGGGCGAACCGTTCGCCTTCTTCGGCTTCGGCGATCTGTCCGATCTGGTTTATATCGAAAGTTCATTGCGTAAGCTGTTGGGATCGCTTCATTACTACAACGCCTGGCTGATTATTGTGCTGGCCGGCGGCCACGCCGTGGTGGCGCTATTGCACCATTACGCGCTGCGCGACGGCACGTTAAAACGCATGATCCCAAAACTGAAGTAA
- a CDS encoding DUF1615 domain-containing protein, whose translation MIGSLSKRLSLLALMVLAGCSSQPKKSLPEQRPVDVKAQISRLLPARVSDRQGWSNDIFAAFNGQGLEPSVSNLCSVIAVTDQESTFNADANVPGLPKIAWGEIDRRAGKLHIPSFVVRTALMIKSPNGKSYTDRLDNVRSEKELSAIFDDFIDMVPMGQTLFGNLNPIHTGGPMQVSIEFAEAHAKGYPYPVDGSIRREVFSRRGGVWFGTMHLLGYPADYTRQIYRFADFNAGWYASRNAAFQAAVSRLSGIKLALDGDLIQYGSDAAGSTELAVRTLSTRLDMSNRSIRSALEKGDSEDFVKTDLWKQVFAMADKNAGRPQPREMLPGIKLESPKITRNLTTAWFAQRVDGRYQSCLARGK comes from the coding sequence ATGATCGGTTCCCTCTCCAAACGCCTATCTCTGCTGGCACTGATGGTGCTGGCAGGGTGTAGCAGCCAGCCTAAAAAGTCCCTCCCCGAGCAGCGTCCGGTGGACGTCAAGGCGCAAATTTCCCGCCTGTTACCGGCCAGGGTGAGCGATCGTCAGGGCTGGAGCAACGATATCTTCGCCGCTTTTAATGGCCAGGGGCTTGAGCCGTCGGTCAGCAATCTCTGTTCGGTGATTGCGGTCACCGATCAGGAATCCACCTTTAATGCCGATGCCAATGTGCCTGGGCTGCCGAAAATTGCCTGGGGCGAAATCGATCGCCGCGCTGGCAAGCTGCATATCCCGTCGTTCGTGGTGCGTACCGCGCTGATGATCAAATCGCCTAATGGCAAAAGCTACACCGATCGCCTGGACAACGTGCGCAGCGAAAAAGAGCTGAGCGCCATTTTCGATGACTTTATCGATATGGTGCCGATGGGGCAGACGCTGTTTGGCAATCTGAACCCGATCCATACCGGCGGCCCGATGCAGGTCAGCATTGAGTTTGCCGAAGCCCATGCCAAAGGCTATCCGTATCCGGTTGATGGCTCGATCCGCCGCGAAGTGTTCAGCCGACGTGGCGGCGTGTGGTTTGGCACCATGCACCTGCTGGGCTATCCGGCGGATTACACTCGCCAGATCTACCGTTTTGCTGACTTCAATGCCGGATGGTATGCCAGCCGCAACGCCGCCTTCCAGGCCGCCGTTTCGCGGTTAAGCGGCATTAAACTGGCGCTGGACGGTGATTTGATTCAGTACGGTTCAGATGCGGCGGGATCGACGGAGCTGGCGGTCAGGACGCTGAGCACGCGTCTGGATATGAGCAACCGCAGCATCCGCAGCGCGCTGGAGAAGGGCGACAGCGAAGACTTTGTTAAAACCGATTTGTGGAAGCAGGTGTTTGCGATGGCGGATAAAAATGCTGGCAGACCTCAACCGCGTGAGATGCTGCCAGGCATTAAGCTGGAAAGCCCAAAAATCACCCGCAATCTGACCACCGCCTGGTTTGCCCAGCGCGTCGACGGTCGTTACCAGAGTTGCCTGGCGCGCGGGAAGTAA
- the moaE gene encoding molybdopterin synthase catalytic subunit MoaE → METRIRVGQAPFDMGEEYRWLAACDEDGAVVTFTGKVRNHNLGDNVSALTLEHYPGMTEKALAGIVAEARERWPMQRVTVIHRIGELFPGDEIVMVGVSGAHRAGAFAAAEFIMDYLKTKAPFWKREATPEGDRWVESRDSDRQSAARWK, encoded by the coding sequence ATGGAAACGCGGATCAGAGTCGGGCAGGCGCCTTTTGATATGGGCGAAGAGTATCGCTGGCTGGCGGCCTGTGATGAAGACGGCGCGGTCGTGACCTTTACCGGCAAAGTGCGCAATCACAACCTGGGTGACAACGTGTCTGCGCTGACGCTGGAGCACTATCCTGGAATGACCGAAAAAGCGCTGGCCGGGATCGTGGCTGAGGCGCGTGAACGCTGGCCGATGCAGCGCGTCACGGTGATCCACCGCATTGGCGAACTGTTTCCCGGTGATGAGATTGTGATGGTTGGCGTCAGCGGCGCGCACCGTGCCGGGGCCTTTGCCGCCGCCGAATTCATTATGGATTACCTGAAAACCAAAGCCCCGTTCTGGAAGCGTGAAGCCACGCCGGAAGGCGATCGCTGGGTTGAATCGCGTGACAGCGATCGTCAGTCCGCCGCGCGCTGGAAGTAA
- a CDS encoding endonuclease/exonuclease/phosphatase family protein — MAQNAQGFSLKVLTINTHKGFAAFNRRFILPELRDAVRATAADIVFLQEVMGAPAINQLKVENWPDTPHYEFLADTMWNDYAYGRNAVYPEGHHGNAILSRYPILKFENRDISVEGTEKRGLLHCQVAIPSHEQPLHAICVHLGLKDAHRHAQLKLLCELVNSLPADAPVVVAGDFNDWQQKANAVLKKGAALEEVFSRKFGRPARTFPARFPLLRLDRIYVRNAGISHPQTIPLRPWSHLSDHAPLAVEIHL, encoded by the coding sequence ATGGCACAAAATGCTCAAGGATTTTCATTAAAAGTCCTGACGATCAATACACACAAAGGTTTTGCCGCTTTTAATCGCCGCTTTATCCTGCCTGAACTGCGTGATGCAGTACGTGCAACCGCGGCGGATATTGTCTTCTTACAAGAGGTAATGGGAGCGCCTGCCATCAACCAATTGAAGGTTGAGAACTGGCCAGACACACCTCATTACGAATTTTTGGCCGACACCATGTGGAACGACTATGCCTATGGCCGCAATGCGGTTTATCCCGAAGGACATCATGGTAACGCCATCCTGTCCCGCTACCCGATCCTGAAGTTTGAAAACCGCGATATTTCGGTGGAAGGCACCGAAAAACGCGGGCTGCTGCATTGCCAGGTTGCCATTCCCAGCCACGAGCAGCCGCTGCATGCCATCTGCGTGCACCTGGGTCTGAAGGATGCCCACCGCCATGCGCAGCTGAAACTGCTGTGCGAACTGGTCAACAGCCTGCCGGCCGATGCGCCGGTGGTGGTCGCGGGCGATTTCAACGACTGGCAGCAAAAAGCTAACGCGGTGCTGAAAAAAGGGGCGGCGCTGGAAGAAGTGTTCAGCCGCAAGTTTGGCCGTCCGGCCCGCACCTTCCCTGCCCGCTTCCCGCTGCTGCGCCTTGACCGGATCTATGTCCGTAATGCCGGGATCAGCCACCCGCAGACTATCCCGCTGCGGCCCTGGTCCCATCTGTCCGATCATGCCCCGCTGGCTGTGGAGATCCACCTATGA
- a CDS encoding lysylphosphatidylglycerol synthase domain-containing protein, giving the protein MSAAHSRWKWVKKILTWLFFIAVIVLLVIYARKVNWHDVVEVISNYNRFAIFASVALVVVSYLTYGVYDLIGQAYCGHKLQKRQVMLVSFICYAFNLTLSTWVGGVAMRYRLYSRLGLDGSTITRIFSLSIATNWLGYVLVAGVVFTSGWVPIPSGWFIGEGTLRTIGAALLVFVVVYLALCAFSKRRRWTVKGHKLALPSFRMAMLQFAVSSANWLVMGAIIWLLLAQKVDYPQVLGVLLISSIAGVIIHIPAGIGVLEAVFLALLGGEHLSHGSIIAALLAYRVIYFIAPLLLALVLYLWLESRAKSLRAMNEREREKQA; this is encoded by the coding sequence ATGTCTGCTGCGCATTCCCGCTGGAAGTGGGTGAAGAAAATTCTCACCTGGCTGTTCTTTATCGCCGTTATCGTGCTGCTGGTTATTTATGCGCGCAAGGTCAACTGGCACGACGTGGTTGAGGTGATCAGCAACTATAACCGCTTCGCTATCTTCGCCTCTGTCGCGCTGGTGGTGGTCAGCTACCTCACCTATGGCGTGTACGATCTGATTGGCCAGGCCTATTGCGGTCACAAGCTGCAAAAACGCCAGGTGATGCTGGTGTCGTTTATTTGTTATGCCTTTAACCTGACGCTCAGCACCTGGGTTGGCGGCGTGGCGATGCGCTACCGGCTCTATTCCCGGTTAGGGCTGGATGGCAGCACCATCACCCGTATTTTCTCGCTCAGTATTGCCACTAACTGGTTGGGTTACGTGCTGGTGGCCGGCGTGGTGTTCACCTCCGGCTGGGTGCCGATCCCGTCAGGCTGGTTTATTGGCGAAGGCACGCTGAGAACCATCGGTGCGGCGCTGCTGGTGTTTGTGGTGGTCTATCTGGCGCTGTGTGCCTTCTCTAAACGCCGCCGCTGGACCGTCAAGGGCCACAAGCTGGCGCTGCCCTCTTTCCGCATGGCGATGTTGCAGTTTGCGGTATCCAGCGCCAACTGGCTGGTGATGGGCGCGATTATCTGGCTACTGCTGGCGCAGAAGGTCGACTATCCGCAGGTGCTGGGCGTGTTGCTGATCAGCAGTATTGCGGGCGTGATTATCCATATTCCGGCGGGGATTGGCGTGCTGGAAGCGGTGTTCCTGGCGTTGCTGGGCGGCGAGCATCTGTCGCACGGTTCGATCATTGCCGCGCTGCTGGCGTATCGCGTGATTTACTTTATTGCCCCGCTGCTGCTGGCGCTTGTGCTCTATCTCTGGCTGGAGAGTCGGGCGAAGTCATTGCGGGCGATGAACGAGCGGGAGAGAGAGAAACAGGCGTAA